TCGCGGCAGGCAAGCCCGCCGCCCCGAAATAGCATCCTCCGTCCGTCGCCAGGAGATCACCGGACCGTCACACCGGTCGAACCTGGCTGTTCCAGGCGCGGTGCAGGCTGGTGGGATTCCCCCCGGGAGATCCCATGACCCCACGGTCCCTGCTGCCCCTCCTCCTGGTCGCCCTGGCCGCCGCCCAGGCTCAGGCCCAAGTCAAGCTCATCGCCATTGGCAGCCTGAGCGGCCAGTACGAAGATCTGGCCCACGTCACTGCCCCGGCCCTTGAGAATGGCATCCCCGGCAACCGCCTCGGCGGGCTTGGTTCAGGCCTGGCCTACGCCGGTGGCACCACCTTCCTGGCCCTGCCCGATCGCGGGCCCAACGCGAAGGCCTACAACAGCGCCGTCGATGACACCGCTTCCTACATCCCCCGCTTCCACACGCTGGATCTGAGCCTGGCGCCCAGCGACCCCGGCTCGCCTCTGCCCTTCGTGCTCACGCCCTCGCTGCGGGACACGACGCTGCTCTCCAGCTCCCAGCCACTGGTCTATGGAACGGGCAAGGCCTACGGCCTGCCCGGTGGCGCGCCCGCCCTGAACACCCGCCACACCTTCTATTTCTCGGGCCGCTCGGACAACTTCGATGCCACCCGGCCCTCCACCCATCCCCTGAACGGCCGCCTCGATCCCGAAGGCATCCGTGTCTCCCGCGATGGCCGCAGCGTGTTCATTTCGGATGAGTACGGCCCCTTCCTCTACCAGTTTGACCGCCACAGCGGCCGACGGGTGCGCGCCTTCCAGTTGCCCGCCAAGTTCGCCGTGCACAACCTGAGCCCCAGGGGCGACGTCGAGATCAGCGGCAACACCGCTGGCCGGGTCGCCAACAAGGGCATGGAGGGCCTGGCCATCACCCCGGACGGACGGACCCTGGTCGGCGCCATGCAGAGCCCCCTGCTTCAGGATGGCGGCACCAACGCCCCCTTCATCCGCCTCGTGGCGGTGAACCTCCGCACCGGCGCCACCCGGGAGTACGCCTACGAGCTCACCAACATCGGCACTGCCGCCAAACCCAAATACCCCACCGTGAGCGAACTGCTCGCCATCAACGAGCACGAATTCCTGGTTGATGAACGGGATGGCAAGGGACTCGGCGACGGCTCCGCCGCAGGCTACAAGCGCATCTACCGCATCGACCTGAACGGAGCCCAGGACGTGAGCGGCCTGATCGGCGCCGCCAACCTCGCGGGCAAGGCTGTGACCAAGAGCCTGTTCCTGGATGTGGTGGCCGCCTTGGGCGCCCAGGGGTACTCCCCCGAGCAGATCCCCGCCAAACTGGAGGGCCTCGCCTTCGGCCCGGATGTGCAGGTGGATGGCACCTCAAAGCACACCCTCTTCCTGGCCAACGACAACGATTTCAGCGCCGTGATCACGGACAGCCTGCATCCCACGGGCGCTGCGAATCCCAATCAGTTCTTCGTGTTCGCCTTCAGCGACAACGAGCTGCCGGGCTTCGCACCCCAAAGGTTCTGCGGCGAGGAAGCAGACCGCGACGAGGACTGAAGCCGTTTGCCTTCAAGCGCATCAACAGCAGGAACCGCGAATGGCATGAATGGGCGCGAATGAAAGGATCCTTGGCCGCATTGAACTGACCTTGGCTTCTTCATTCGCGCGCCCGCCTGGCGATTCGCGCCATTCGTGGTTTCATCTTTTCGCGGGCGGGTGAGCGCTCTACTTCGCCTCATCCCACCGCTTGCGGTCGAGCCACACCTGCTCGTCCTTGCCCCGCGCATCCTTGCCGCGCCAGTGCAGCTTCAACGGGCCCTGGGCATCCTTCTTCTGCACGGAGAGACCAGCGCCTTCCCCGGTGCGAAGCAGCCGCAACAGGCCTTCCACGCTCTGCACCTGGGGCAGGAAGGGCAGCGGCAGTTGAGCCAGAGAGGCGGCGCGTTGATCCACCTTCTGCCGCGGCACCTGCAGGCGGTAGCCCGAGGCCTTGTCGCCTTCCAGCAGCATGAGCCGCTCTCCGGGTGCGTGCAGTTCCAGCACCAGGCGACCGGTGGCAGCCTCCAGCAGCAGGCTGAGGGTGCCTACGCCCTCGCCATCGGGGCCTGCGTAGCCCCAGCCGTACTGGGCCCGAACAGGAACGGCGGCCTGCGCCGGGGTGATGATGCTGGGCGGAGTGGTGGCGGGTGGGGCTTGCAGGGGCATCACTGGTCGTCCTCGTCATCCTCGTCAGGTTTGGCGGCAGGCGCCACGGGCGGGGCAACGGGAGCGTCCAGCTTGGCCGCCTGCTCCTTGGCGATGCGAATCCGGAGATCGCCCAGGCGCTTCTCGAGGGCAGCCCGCTCGGGAAAGACAAAGGCGAGGGCGCGGTCCCATTGTTCGGCGGCCTCGGTCAGCTTGCCCTGCTTCACCAGCACCTCGCCCAGGTGCTTGCGCACCTCGGGACTGAAGGGGTTCAGCTCGGCGGCGCGGCGCAGCGTGGTTTCCGCTTCATCGACGCGCCCCAGCTTGAACTGGGCCCAGCCCAGGCTGTCCACCACATTGCCGTTATCCGGCGTGGCCTTGGCGCTGGTCTGGATCAGCGAGGCCGCCTCCTCGAGGTTCTGCTCCTGTTCCAGCAGCAGGTAGCCGAGGTTGTTCTGCACCAGCGGATTGTCGGGTTCCAGGGCCTGAGCCTCCCGCATGGCCGCCAGGGACTCCGCGTGTCGGCCCAGCTGGTCGTAGGCCTGGCTTTCCATGATGAGCATGTCCACATGTCGCACGGGCGACACCTTGCCTGCGCGCTCCAGGGCCTCCAGGCATTTGTCCCAGCGCTGAAACTCCTGCCACAGGGCGGCCATGCCCTCGAGGTGCATCTGTTCCAGGGCCGCGCGGGTCTCCTTGCGCGAGAAAAAGGAATACTCGAGGTACTTCGGCGGCAGCAGGCTGGCCTGTTTGAAGAAGGCGATTTTCGGATAGCGCGCGATGCCTTCCTTCAGCACTTCCAGGCCGCTCTTCCAGTCATTGAGGCTGATGAGGGCCTGAGTCTTGAAGACCAGGGCCTCGCCGTCGGTATTGGGATTCGAGGGACGGTCCTTGAGGAAGGCCAGCAGGGCTCTGCCCTTGCCCTGCAGCAGCAACGCCTCTGCATAGAGCATCGGCCCGCCGTCTTTGACACGCTGCGAATCCGTGGGCTGAGGGAGGATCTCCTTAAGCCGCTTTTCCGCCTCCTCGAAGCGACCCAGGTTCATGAGGGCCTGCGCCGTGTAGAAACCCAGGGCCGGGGTCGGCTTCAGGGCCTCGGCCTTGGCCAGGGTTTCCAGGGCCTCGGCGTAGCGGGCGGTCTGCATCCGAACCAGGGACACGTTCTCCCACAACCCAGCTTCCTGGGGCAGGTGGCGCGCCAGCAGGAGGAAGCTCTCTTCGGCGTGGGCCAGGTACCCAGCTTTGATCTGCTCGCGGGCCAGCTCCTCCAGCAGGCGCAGGTGGCGATCCTCGGGATTGCGGGCATTGAGCGCCAGCAGGGCCTCGCGCTTGCCTTCGTAGTTCTGCGTGGCGCGGGCATGGATGAACGCGCGCTCCCAGGCCGGGGTGAAGCTGGGACGCATGCGCCCGAGACGCAGCCAGGCCTGCAGCGCACCCTCGCCATCCTTCATCTGCTCGGAGACCTCGCCCAGCCTCGCCCAAAGCTCGGGATCCTGCGGCAACCGCAGGGTCGCAGCCCGGAGTTCCTTCGCGGCCTCGGGTGCCAGAGTGGCATCAACCTGCGCCCGCTGGTACTGCAACAAGGCCAGATGGGCCTGAGCCTCGGCGTTTTGCGGAGCCAGTTCCACCGCCCGTCGGGCCGGAGCCACAGCGCCGTTGGCATCCTGGGTCTCCTGCAGGGCCTCGGACAGCCGAAGGTTCGCCTCGGCACTCTCGGGCACCTGGGCCAGCACGCGCCGGTAGATGGCCACGGCCGCGGCAGGATCAGCGCCCCCGCCCCGCAGTTGCAGGGAGCGGGCCTGAAGCATCAGCGCGCGGACATCTTCGGCGAAGGCTGGGGCCGATGCCAGCAGAACCGCAAGAACGGGAATACGAATGTCACGCACGGACACCCTCCTGGTGAAGCAGAGACAGGAGCCGGGCATGGGAGGATTCCCAGGCCTGCGGAGGCAATACCCGCTGTACGGCGGGCTCGCCCGGTCGCGGAAGGATGCAGTGGATCTGGATGGCTGCTTCGGCCTGACCAACGCTTGGGCCGGGGCCGCGCTCGGCCTTCTTGTCCCGGGCCAGCAGAGGCAGGCAGGCCTCCCAGGGAGCGGCCAGCGGAGCCAAGGGCGCCAAGCGGCGAGCCAGGGCCCCCAGCACCTCCGCAGGGAAGGGCTTCAGGCCCTGCTCTTCCGCCAGGAAGCAGGCTGCGAACAGGCCCATTCCCACGGCCTCTCCGTGCAGCAGGTGGTAGCCCGAAGCCGCTTCCAGGGCGTGGCCCAGGGTGTGGCCCAGGTTCAACAAGCGGCGCTCTCCCGATTCGCGGGGATCGCGATGCACCACACCGGCCTTGAAGGCCAGGGCCCGCTCCACCCAGGGCAGCTTCACAGGGCCGTCCTGCAGCATGTCCAGGGCCCAATCCATCTCACCCTGGATGAGGGCCGTCTTGATGAGTTCCCACCGGCCGTTGTCCAACTGGCGCTCAGGCAGACTCGCCAGCAGGTTCGTGCAGGCCACCAGGCGGCGCGGCGCATGGAAGGCCCCCACCAGATTCTTGCCCGCATCGAGATCGGCGCCCGTCTTGCCGCCCAGAGAGGCATCGGCCATGGCCAGCAGCGTGGTGGGCCACACCTGCCAAGCCACGCCCCTCAGGTAGAGGGCCGCCGCCAGCCCCGTCATGTCGCTGAGCACGCCGCCGCCCAGAGCGACGACGGTGGCATCCCGGTGGAGGGGCACCCGGGCCCAGTGCTCTAGCCATGGAATCAGGGTGCCGAGACGCTTTTCCTCCTCGGGCACGGATACCCAGAGGGCGTGCCTTGGTTCCGGCATGCCGGCTTGGGCCCAGGCTGCGCGCAGGCGTTGGTCGCCCACCAGGGTCCAGGGGCCCTCGGGCAGCAGGGCCGCATCGGGCCCTTCCAGCAGGAAGACCTCCGTGGCGAAACCCGCAGGCGTGGCCAGCCTCATGAACGGCCCTTCAGGGTGGCTTCGGCCTTCATCAACTGATCGCCGCGGAGCCACTGGATGAGCACCTTGTCGCCGGGCTTGTAGGCGCCCAGGGCGCCCATGAAGTCATAGACGTTCTTCAGCACCTTGTCGCCGAACTGGATGAGGATGTCGCCGGCCTGGAGGCCGATGGTTTCCGCGGTGCCATCCTTGGACACGCCGTTGATGCGGAAGCCCTTGGGATTGTCCGCGTAATCGGGGATGGTGCCGAAGGCAATGCGCATGGGGCCGCCATCGCCGCGCGAAGGCAGCTTTGCCGTTTCGGGATCGAAGGCCGGCAGGGTGTCCGCGTTGGCCAGATCCAGCGTCACAGCCTTGCCAAAGGCCGCCAGCTTCACCATGCCCGGGTAGTTGATGCGGTCCGCCGTATCCGTGGGGCGGTGGTACTCGCCGTGGATGCCCGTGAAAAAGAAGAAGGTGGGGATCTTGGCCTGGGAGAAGCTCATGTGATCGGAGCCGCCCACGCTGGCGCCCACATCGGCGCTCACGGCGAAATCCTTGGGCACGAACTTCTGGGCCGCCTCCACCGCGGATTTCGGCGCACCCAAGCCGCCCATCATGAGCTTGGGGGCCTTCGGATCGAGGCGGCCCACCATGTCGAAGTTGAGCATGAACTTCACGGCTTCCAGGGGGTGCGTGGGATGCTGCACCCAGTACTGTGAGCCCAGCAGGCCTTCTTCTTCGCCCGCAAAGTTGAGCAGCAGGATCGAGCGCCGGGGTTTCGCATCCTTCAGCTCCCGCGCCAGTTCCACGACCAGGGCTGTGCCCGAGGCGTTGTCATCGGCGCCGGGATGGATCTGGCCCCGGGCTTCGGCCCCACCCATGCTGTGGCGCTCGCCCAGGCCCAGGTGGTCCATGTGGGCGCCGAGCACGATGTATTCCTTGCTCAGCTTGGCATCCTGGCCCGGAATCACCGTCACCACATTGGGGATCTGCGCCTCGTCCCGGCGCAGCTTGAGCTCCAGCGAGAACGTGGCCGCCGGAGCGTCAGTGGTACCAGGCCTTCCAGTCTCCTTGATGGCCTTCAAGCGTGCGGCCACATCGCCGCAGGCGCCGCCCAGGCCCTCCACCGTCATGCCCACCACCGGCAGGTCCACCTTCACGGGGCCTTCCTCGCGCTGCAAGGGGCGAAGGGCGTCTTCCAGCACGATCACGCCCGCGGCCTTGGCGGTCTCCAGCTTCTTCAGCCGGGCCAGCAGACCCCGCTCACCGCGAGGAAGATGGGCGAAGGCATCCAGATCGGGCACGGTGCGGGCGATGACCACCACGCGATCCTTCAGGTCGAGGCCCGCGAAATCGTCGTAGCCACCGGGGATCTGCACGCCGTAGCCCGCGAAGGCCAAAGGCTTGCCCTTGAAGTCCGCGTCGCCGCTCAGCCCCAGGGCCTCGATGTCCTTGCCCCAGACCAGGGAATGGGCGCTGCCCGCCAGCGTCACCGCCGCCGCCTGCCTTTCCCGGGCCACGCGGGCGATGAAGGGAAAGCGCTGGATCTGGGGTTGGAGGCCCAGGGCCTTCAATTCGTCCTGGATGCGCTTGGCGACCACGTCCAGCTCGGGATAGCCGTTGCCTCGGCCCTTCAGTTCTGGCGCCGCGAGAAAGGTCACATCCTTGCGCAGGCGCTGTTCTGCGGCCTGGTCAGCCTTGCTGGCGGGAGCCTGGGCCAGAGCCTGGACCGGGGCCACGAGGGTGGCGGCGAAAAGGAGGGGCATCCAGGAACGCATCTTGTCTCCAGGGGAAGCTCCAGTTTACATGAGGCCAGCGGACAACTCCGTGGGGACTCCGCCTGTGGGACAATGACCCCATGTCCGAACAGGGAGCCTTTTTCCAATCCGACCGCACCGATGAGCGGCCCATGCGCCATGCGCTGCTCTGGCGCCTGGCCAGCTACCTGCGCCCCCAATGGGCGGCGTTGTTGCTGCTGCTAGGCCTGATGGGCCTGGGTGCCTTCCTGGAGGTGCTGCCCTCGGAGATGACCCTGCGGCTCATCAACCGCTTCATGGGCCAGGGCAGCCTGAAGGGGGCCGCTCCCCTGGTGGCGGGCTTCTTCGGCGTGCTCATCGCAGGCTTTGTGGTGAGTTTCGCCCGCTATTTCATGCTGGCCAAGGTGGGCCAGAAGGCGATGCTCGACCTGCGGGTGCAGCTCTTCCAGCACCTCATGGGCCGCAGCACCGATTTCTTCCACCGCAATCCCGTGGGCCGCCTCATGACCCGCGTGACCAGCGATGTGCAGAACCTGAACGAAATGTTCGCCTCGGGCTTCGTGGCCATCGTGGGCGATGCCCTCTCCCTGCTGGCCATCGTGGGCTGGATGTTCTGGACCCATGCAGGCATGGCCACCGTGGCCCTGGTGATCCTGCCCTTCCTGCTGGTGGCCACGGAATTCTTCCGCCGCCGCGCCGGTGAAGCCTTCCGGGAAACCCAACGGCGCTACGCCGCCATCAACGCCTTCCTGCAGGAGCAGATCTCCGGCATGGGGCTGGTCCAGATCAACAGCCAGGAACAACACAGCGACGCGCAGTTCAAGGTGCTCAACGAGGACTACTTCCAGGCCTTCCTGCGCACCATCTTCGCCTACGCCGTGTTCTTCCCGGTGGTGGAGTTCATCACCTCCAGCACCCTGGCCGCACTCATCTTCTATGCGGGCATCAAGCTCAAGGCCGGCGCCATCACCTGGGGCTTGCTGCTGGCTTTCATCCAGCAGTCCAGCCGCTTCTTCCGGCCCATCCGGGAACTCGCCGAGCGCTACAACGTCATGCAGACCGCCCTGGCCTCCAGTGAGCGCATTTTCCGCCTGCTGGACAACCAGGAGCAGATCCCCGAGGCGCCCGACGCCAAGGTGGCCTCCCTCAGTGGGGAGATCCGCTTCGAGAACGTCACCTTCGCCTACGAGGAAGGCGGCCGCCAGGTGGTGCGCGAGCTCAGCGGCGTGATTCCCAAGGGGCACCGCGTGGCCGTGGTGGGCCATACCGGCGCAGGCAAAAGCACGCTCATCAACCTGCTCATGCGTTTCTACGACGTAAGCGAGGGCCGCATCACCATCGATGGCGCCGATGTGCGCAGCCTGCAGCTCCGCAGCCTGCGCAGCCTCTTCGGGCTGGTGCTGCAGGATGTCTTCGTGTTTTCCGGAACGCTGCGCGACAACATCGTGCTGGACCGACCCCTGGATGAGGCCCGGCTGGCCTCTGTGCTTGAACAGAGCCAGCTGAAGGATCTGGTGGGACGCCTGCCGGAAGGCCTGGAAACGCAGGTGGGCGAGCGGGGCCAGAAGCTCAGCGCCGGCGAAAAGCAGTTGCTGGCCTTCGCCCGCATGCTCTACCTGGAACCCGCTGTGCTGCTGCTGGACGAAGCCACCGCCAACATCGACTCCGAAACGGAATCGAAGATCCAGACCGTCATCGAGCGCGTGAGCCATCGCCTCACCACCTTCACCATCGCCCATCGCCTTTCAACCATTCGCGAGGCCGACGAAATCTGGGTCATGGACCAGGGCCAGCTCGTCGAGCGCGGCACCCACGATGGCCTCATTGCTCAGGATGGCGTCTACGCCAAATTGGTGCGGCTGCAGTTTGCGGATAG
This sequence is a window from Geothrix sp. PMB-07. Protein-coding genes within it:
- a CDS encoding esterase-like activity of phytase family protein codes for the protein MTPRSLLPLLLVALAAAQAQAQVKLIAIGSLSGQYEDLAHVTAPALENGIPGNRLGGLGSGLAYAGGTTFLALPDRGPNAKAYNSAVDDTASYIPRFHTLDLSLAPSDPGSPLPFVLTPSLRDTTLLSSSQPLVYGTGKAYGLPGGAPALNTRHTFYFSGRSDNFDATRPSTHPLNGRLDPEGIRVSRDGRSVFISDEYGPFLYQFDRHSGRRVRAFQLPAKFAVHNLSPRGDVEISGNTAGRVANKGMEGLAITPDGRTLVGAMQSPLLQDGGTNAPFIRLVAVNLRTGATREYAYELTNIGTAAKPKYPTVSELLAINEHEFLVDERDGKGLGDGSAAGYKRIYRIDLNGAQDVSGLIGAANLAGKAVTKSLFLDVVAALGAQGYSPEQIPAKLEGLAFGPDVQVDGTSKHTLFLANDNDFSAVITDSLHPTGAANPNQFFVFAFSDNELPGFAPQRFCGEEADRDED
- a CDS encoding 3-dehydroquinate synthase family protein produces the protein MRLATPAGFATEVFLLEGPDAALLPEGPWTLVGDQRLRAAWAQAGMPEPRHALWVSVPEEEKRLGTLIPWLEHWARVPLHRDATVVALGGGVLSDMTGLAAALYLRGVAWQVWPTTLLAMADASLGGKTGADLDAGKNLVGAFHAPRRLVACTNLLASLPERQLDNGRWELIKTALIQGEMDWALDMLQDGPVKLPWVERALAFKAGVVHRDPRESGERRLLNLGHTLGHALEAASGYHLLHGEAVGMGLFAACFLAEEQGLKPFPAEVLGALARRLAPLAPLAAPWEACLPLLARDKKAERGPGPSVGQAEAAIQIHCILPRPGEPAVQRVLPPQAWESSHARLLSLLHQEGVRA
- a CDS encoding M20/M25/M40 family metallo-hydrolase, giving the protein MRSWMPLLFAATLVAPVQALAQAPASKADQAAEQRLRKDVTFLAAPELKGRGNGYPELDVVAKRIQDELKALGLQPQIQRFPFIARVARERQAAAVTLAGSAHSLVWGKDIEALGLSGDADFKGKPLAFAGYGVQIPGGYDDFAGLDLKDRVVVIARTVPDLDAFAHLPRGERGLLARLKKLETAKAAGVIVLEDALRPLQREEGPVKVDLPVVGMTVEGLGGACGDVAARLKAIKETGRPGTTDAPAATFSLELKLRRDEAQIPNVVTVIPGQDAKLSKEYIVLGAHMDHLGLGERHSMGGAEARGQIHPGADDNASGTALVVELARELKDAKPRRSILLLNFAGEEEGLLGSQYWVQHPTHPLEAVKFMLNFDMVGRLDPKAPKLMMGGLGAPKSAVEAAQKFVPKDFAVSADVGASVGGSDHMSFSQAKIPTFFFFTGIHGEYHRPTDTADRINYPGMVKLAAFGKAVTLDLANADTLPAFDPETAKLPSRGDGGPMRIAFGTIPDYADNPKGFRINGVSKDGTAETIGLQAGDILIQFGDKVLKNVYDFMGALGAYKPGDKVLIQWLRGDQLMKAEATLKGRS
- a CDS encoding ABC transporter ATP-binding protein: MSEQGAFFQSDRTDERPMRHALLWRLASYLRPQWAALLLLLGLMGLGAFLEVLPSEMTLRLINRFMGQGSLKGAAPLVAGFFGVLIAGFVVSFARYFMLAKVGQKAMLDLRVQLFQHLMGRSTDFFHRNPVGRLMTRVTSDVQNLNEMFASGFVAIVGDALSLLAIVGWMFWTHAGMATVALVILPFLLVATEFFRRRAGEAFRETQRRYAAINAFLQEQISGMGLVQINSQEQHSDAQFKVLNEDYFQAFLRTIFAYAVFFPVVEFITSSTLAALIFYAGIKLKAGAITWGLLLAFIQQSSRFFRPIRELAERYNVMQTALASSERIFRLLDNQEQIPEAPDAKVASLSGEIRFENVTFAYEEGGRQVVRELSGVIPKGHRVAVVGHTGAGKSTLINLLMRFYDVSEGRITIDGADVRSLQLRSLRSLFGLVLQDVFVFSGTLRDNIVLDRPLDEARLASVLEQSQLKDLVGRLPEGLETQVGERGQKLSAGEKQLLAFARMLYLEPAVLLLDEATANIDSETESKIQTVIERVSHRLTTFTIAHRLSTIREADEIWVMDQGQLVERGTHDGLIAQDGVYAKLVRLQFADSEAA
- a CDS encoding tetratricopeptide repeat protein codes for the protein MRDIRIPVLAVLLASAPAFAEDVRALMLQARSLQLRGGGADPAAAVAIYRRVLAQVPESAEANLRLSEALQETQDANGAVAPARRAVELAPQNAEAQAHLALLQYQRAQVDATLAPEAAKELRAATLRLPQDPELWARLGEVSEQMKDGEGALQAWLRLGRMRPSFTPAWERAFIHARATQNYEGKREALLALNARNPEDRHLRLLEELAREQIKAGYLAHAEESFLLLARHLPQEAGLWENVSLVRMQTARYAEALETLAKAEALKPTPALGFYTAQALMNLGRFEEAEKRLKEILPQPTDSQRVKDGGPMLYAEALLLQGKGRALLAFLKDRPSNPNTDGEALVFKTQALISLNDWKSGLEVLKEGIARYPKIAFFKQASLLPPKYLEYSFFSRKETRAALEQMHLEGMAALWQEFQRWDKCLEALERAGKVSPVRHVDMLIMESQAYDQLGRHAESLAAMREAQALEPDNPLVQNNLGYLLLEQEQNLEEAASLIQTSAKATPDNGNVVDSLGWAQFKLGRVDEAETTLRRAAELNPFSPEVRKHLGEVLVKQGKLTEAAEQWDRALAFVFPERAALEKRLGDLRIRIAKEQAAKLDAPVAPPVAPAAKPDEDDEDDQ